Proteins from one Pseudoliparis swirei isolate HS2019 ecotype Mariana Trench chromosome 22, NWPU_hadal_v1, whole genome shotgun sequence genomic window:
- the hamp gene encoding hepcidin-1 — MKAFSIAVAVTLVLAFICILESSAVPFTGVQELEEAGSDDTPVAAHQEMSTESKAMPGHIRPKRESHLSLCRWCCNCCRAYKGCGFCCRF; from the exons ATGAAGGCATTCAGCATTGCAGTTGCAGTGACACTCGTGCTCGCCTTTATTTGCATTCTGGAGAGCTCTGCCGTCCCATTCACCGGG GTGCaagagctggaggaggcagggagcgaTGACACTCCAGTTGCGGCACATCAAGAAATGTCAACGGAATCGAAGGCG ATGCCGGGTCACATCAGGCCGAAGCGCGAGAGCCACCTCTCCTTGTGCCGCTGGTGCTGCAACTGCTGCAGGGCCTACAAGGGCTGCGGCTTCTGCTGCAGGTTCTGA